Proteins encoded within one genomic window of Bacillus sp. F19:
- a CDS encoding DUF3905 domain-containing protein, whose translation MSKKDEYSLDETLPHQASAPSWKGTGISMQKPFINEHGIVIGDSFYDSKQSPLNQWSDEVDPAIMSGDQWVHPTNDIGWNSSENRELIESKKKPESFPFTHPDKDAGYGQD comes from the coding sequence ATGAGCAAAAAAGATGAGTATTCATTAGATGAAACGCTTCCACATCAGGCAAGCGCCCCTTCGTGGAAAGGCACAGGTATCAGCATGCAAAAGCCATTCATAAATGAACATGGCATCGTAATTGGAGACAGTTTTTATGATTCCAAACAATCCCCCTTGAATCAGTGGAGTGATGAGGTCGATCCTGCCATCATGTCCGGCGATCAATGGGTGCATCCTACAAACGACATCGGCTGGAATTCGAGTGAGAACCGTGAGCTGATTGAAAGCAAAAAAAAGCCCGAGAGCTTCCCATTTACGCATCCTGATAAAGATGCAGGATATGGACAGGATTAG